From Oryza sativa Japonica Group chromosome 4, ASM3414082v1, one genomic window encodes:
- the LOC9269403 gene encoding uncharacterized protein: MAPLFHMEALLPSSISPKLNSILHSHIYPQVGHVFRALAKFKSLLLDVVRKKRAPTRGGGGKKYAIGYRSRPEKSKKRIASFMKLLRFNWAAAAAVTPARAKDLELHYHPYYYDYDDSTWNVVVPADGAAEELRGGGGDDGEDCGYLCWLEEETSAGALPAAGEGEDGGNGNGDGDGNGAVNEIDRLAERFIARCHAKFLLEKQESYRRYQEMMARSM; this comes from the coding sequence ATGGCTCCATTGTTTCACATGGAAGCTCTGCTTCCGAGCTCGATCTCTCCCAAGCTCAATTCCATTCTCCACTCCCACATCTACCCGCAGGTCGGCCATGTCTTCCGTGCCCTCGCCAAGTTCAAGTCGCTGCTCCTCGACGTCGTCCGCAAGAAGAGGGCGCcgacgagaggcggcggcggcaagaagtACGCCATCGGCTACCGCTCGAGACCGGAGAAGAGCAAGAAGAGGATCGCCAGCTTCATGAAGCTGCTGCGCTTCaactgggccgccgccgccgccgtcacgccgGCTCGCGCCAAGGATCTCGAGCTGCACTACCACCCGTACTACTACGACTACGACGACTCGACGTGGAACGTGGTGGTTCcggccgacggcgcggcggaggagctgcgcggcggcggcggcgacgacggggaggacTGCGGGTACCTGTgctggctggaggaggagacgtCGGCCGGTGCATTGCCGGCTGccggagaaggagaagacggcggcaacggcaacggcgacggcgacggcaatggTGCGGTGAACGAGATCGACAGGCTCGCGGAGAGGTTCATCGCGAGGTGCCATGCCAAGTTCTTGCTGGAGAAGCAGGAGTCGTACCGGAGGTACCAGGAGATGATGGCCAGGAGCATGTGA
- the LOC4337319 gene encoding zinc finger CCCH domain-containing protein 31, protein MEGAGAARKRSRPDTANGGAAGGKRSRETESFQTGLSSKLKPCTKFFSTIGCPFGEGCHFSHFVPGGYQAVAKTLNLGNPAVPAPARAPMDHAAGGNSHPASSGKTRMCTKYNTAEGCKFGDKCHFAHGERELGKPAYMSHESAMAPPMGGRYGGRPEPPPPAAMGPPAGNFGASATAKISVDASLAGGIIGKGGVNTKQICRVTGVKLSIRDHESDSNLKNIELEGNFDQIKQASNMVGELIATISPSTPAKKPAGSAAGAAPAGRGGPGGRSNYKTKLCENFVKGTCTFGDRCHFAHGENEQRKGAA, encoded by the exons ATGGAgggagccggcgccgcccgcaaGAGATCCCGGCCGGACACGGCCAACGGAGGCGCCGCCGGAGGGAAGCGCTCGAGAG AAACGGAGTCATTTCAAACTGGTCTATCAAGCAAATTGAAGCCTTGCACCAAGTTTTTCAG CACTATCGGATGCCCTTTTGGCGAGGGTTGTCATTTCTCGCACTTTGTCCCTGGTGGGTATCAAGCAGTAGCAAAAACACTCAATCTAGGCAACCCAGCTGTGCCTGCACCGGCAAGAGCTCCTATGGATCATGCTGCTGGTGGTAATTCTCATCCAGCTTCTTCTGGCAAGACACGCATGTGCACCAAGTATAACACTGCAGAAGGCTGCAAATTTGGTGACAAGTGCCATTTCGCCCATGGTGAGAGGGAACTTGGCAAGCCAGCTTACATGTCCCATGAGAGTGCCATGGCTCCTCCTATGGGTGGTCGATATGGAGGCCGACCTGAACCACCTCCACCAGCCGCTATGGGTCCTCCAGCAGGAAACTTTGGTGCATCTGCTACTGCCAAGATCAGCGTTGATGCCTCGCTTGCTGGTGGCATAATTGGGAAGGGTGGAGTCAACACGAAGCAGATATGCCGAGTAACTGGGGTCAAGCTCTCAATACGTGACCATGAATCAGATTCAAACCTGAAGAACATTGAGCTCGAAGGCAATTTCGACCAGATAAAGCAGGCAAGCAACATGGTGGGTGAGCTCATTGCAACAATCAGCCCGAGCACACCAGCCAAGAAACCCGCTGGttcagcagcaggagcagcaccAGCAGGCCGAGGCGGCCCCGGGGGCAGGAGCAACTACAAGACCAAGCTGTGCGAGAACTTCGTGAAGGGAACCTGCACGTTCGGCGACCGATGCCACTTCGCTCATGGCGAGAACGAGCAGCGGAAGGGCGCTGCTTGA